Below is a window of Fragaria vesca subsp. vesca unplaced genomic scaffold, FraVesHawaii_1.0 scf0511480, whole genome shotgun sequence DNA.
atagatgaacaattaatgttgtggagcattttgacgtcattttattttgacgattttatttctcttgggaGAGTTTACccgaaaaatgggattttcggtggatataaatatgtatttatgagagagtatgtatataaatgctagctagccctatgtgtctgtccaccttaatggcgtagcatatagccgcattatggtgtgacgtgagcgttggacgcgagcgtagtagccctatatgagtgtctaattcatataggggtatggacacatttATACACCcatctgtccaccttaatggcgtagtgtagcaccgcattaaggcgtgacgtgagcgttggacgcgagcgtagtagccctatatagactcatgaatttatatagggagtatggacgtgtgtaaatacatacatatattatagagcctgagaggctcgatattatgagatgaaagttttatcgcttgcagcatgcattcgatttttctttggaaattgatttggggaaacataaatattttattttattaatttatttttgttcactcactctaacgttattaaatgttttcccctgggctcttcgttttaaaatgcccagttttcAGGAtcgcatagttgaggtcgggtgTACGTGGAGAttaggcatagtcatcatatagctttcgcttgttaatttattatgtttcctttcttcctattagagttgctctgaacctataaatggttggttatgagatttgtttaaagttagtatttattttgggtggtgttgtgatttgggggagcacgaaggctctaggagtttaTGGTTGgaattaaattttcagaagtgtttacaggttttattaggaagggttgtccattttcaagggaggttatgccgatttttcggtaaactttccttggaggtggtccccgcacgacttactccaggtttcagggtgaaattcggagtgggtcgtgtcatttccagtattcaagTTCAAAGAATacgctttttgtttttccagcAAGGTCTGGGTTGATCACCTCGCTTGGCaggcttttgagtttttccaAACTCACGAGGCAGTCCTTCAACCCTTGCCAGAATCTCTTCTCCACTTAATGGTTCAGGGGCGACTTCATTCTCAATCGTGTTGTCAAATGCTGCAGCCTGCTTTCGGTATAGATGATTTCTACGCAAGAATCTGCGATTCTTCAAAAACACCATTTTCTTACAATGTTTCAGCCTAATGGGTTTGGTTTCATCAACACAGATAGGACAAGCATTATATCCTTTGGTGACACTACCCGAAAGGTTCCCATACGCAGGAAAGTCATTTATAGTCTAAAATAGGACTGCCTTCAATGTAAAGGTCTCTTCTCTCACAGAGTCATACACACCTTTAACCCCCTGCCACAGTAACTTCAAATCGTCTATTAACGGTTGTAGATAGATATCGATATTTTTCCCGGGCTGTTTCGGTTCATGCATAACCAAGGAGGAAggttatatgtgaacagaatAACTGGCCAACAAGAGTATTTGCTGCTTAAAGTAGCGTAAGGATTAAATCCATCAGACGAAAGGGCTAATCGAAGGTTCCTAGGTTCTTTCCCAAATTCTGGCCATTGTGTGTCAACCAATTTCCAAGTCGGTGAATCAGCTGGATGCCGCATCATGTCATCTTTTTTCCTATCGCCATGCCAAGTCAAGGACTTAGCTGTCCTTGGAGATTGGAACATCCTTTTGAATCTCGGTATTATAGGGAAGTACCACAAAACCTTTGCAGCAACCCCATCCCTCACAACTCCATTCTTTCCAATCTTATAGCGCGAAGTAGTACATGTTGGACATACTTCGGCTTCATGATGGTCCCCTCTATATAGAATGCAATCATTTGGACATGCATGAATTTTTTCATACCCCATCCCCAATAAACCTAGTGTTTTCTTTACCTCACCTATATTGCAAGGTACTTCATTCCCATTGGGAAGGAAGGACTCAAACAACATTAGCCAGTCAGAAATACAACCATCAGTCATTCCGTGCTTTGCTTTCAAATTGAACATTTCTACAAGAGCGTTCAATTTTGTCAACTTTGTATACCCAGGGTACAAAGCTTTATCTCCATCTTCTACCAGCCTAAGGAACTCATCTGAGTCACAAGGCATCTCCTCATCCTTATCTTCTTCACCCTTATTTTCTTCACCCTCTATATCCTCCGGCTTATCTACTGATTCAGACTCTCCGCCACTATTGCCCTCGATGGCAGCAGCTTCACCATGACAGTCCCAATTTTTGTAATTGATCATGATGCCATTAAAATATACATGGCCCTTGATGACAGCAACGGTAAATCTACTGTGATTACAGCACTTCATACAAGGGCAGCGTATGCTTGATTTGTCGGCAGCATTTGCCGACGCAAATTTGAGGAAATTTTCAACCCAGTTTGAAACCTCAAAGATCTCCTATCAGCGA
It encodes the following:
- the LOC101308530 gene encoding uncharacterized protein LOC101308530, translating into MINYKNWDCHGEAAAIEGNSGGESESVDKPEDIEGEENKGEEDKDEEMPCDSDEFLRLVEDGDKALYPGYTKLTKLNALVEMFNLKAKHGMTDGCISDWLMLFESFLPNGNEVPCNIGEVKKTLGLLGMGYEKIHACPNDCILYRGDHHEAEVCPTCTTSRYKIGKNGVVRDGVAAKVLWYFPIIPRFKRMFQSPRTAKSLTWHGDRKKDDMMRHPADSPTWKLVDTQWPEFGKEPRNLRLALSSDGFNPYATLSSKYSCWPVILFTYNLPPWLCMNRNSPGKISISIYNR